Proteins encoded together in one Salmo salar chromosome ssa08, Ssal_v3.1, whole genome shotgun sequence window:
- the LOC106610081 gene encoding zinc finger protein ZIC 2-B isoform X6 has translation MVFHTQIASIMEVLANAAVAEVCKLVDDDYAVFRLEITQSQKENRALRRKLQLLEMKMTRERVLASPSSVKILDRYRGMARGEGHLTGGHRSFVKPAGHNTWRDDQPITVDEGSGTSTQQVIVIESADTEAAGPGVKQERSEGEEDPRHSRDIQTEVAGAHPVATEVPSAAPAPPRTRGNITEVSGTPNAVLKPETDTETLTVTHRLLHTGSDHRSDPERLGLGRPGCPPAPASEYLPVFHQSQRTDHSRDDGDTLNTGSDDPSCSYTTEMDPGNISLGLETQTDLSRGDWNRYSSSVYSEGCLDKKGEVIVVDEVSVKVEGDAPPTWNADCHLGDRHSQGRDFLDYRESLETNLNVTTQSPLHTFRDRDLVSTSMGPSDSHGRILFDQVLNSNNRARAQARGGGATSGNSKKKRFLCMFCNKSFSCSQNVEIHQRVHTGEKPFSCTQCHMRFAQAGHLKRHQMVHTGEKPYSCPQCEKRFSRQDQLKIHLNIHTGERLFAYKRTAGRGSQRGSTSECTSRKTIPLYNIESKHSTQ, from the exons atggtttttcacactcaaatagcctccatcatggaggtgCTGGCAAATGCAGCCGTGGCAGAGGTCTGTAAACTCGTCGAtgacgactatgcagtgtttcgtttggaaataactcaaagccagaaagaaaacagggcattgcggaggaaactacagctaCTGGAAATGAAGATGACACGGGAGCGCGTTCTCGCCAGTCCCAGTAGTGTCAAGATCCTCGACCGATACAgaggaatggcaagag gtgaaggacatctcactggaggccacaggagctttgtgaagccagcgggacacaatacatggagagatgaccaaccaatcactgttgatgaggggagtggaacctcaacccagcaaGTTATAGTGATAGAG TCTGCAGATACAGAGGCTGCAGGTCCTGGAGTCAAGCAGGAGaggtctgaaggagaggaggacccacggcacagcagagacatccagactgaAGTGGCTGGAGCACACCCTGTAGCCACGGAGGTCCCCAGCGCCGCCCCAGCGCCGCCCAGGACTCGAGGCAACATCACGGAGGTCAGTGGAACGCCGAACGCCGTCCTCAAGCCAGAGACAGACACTGAGACTTTAACTGTAACACACAGGCTCTTACACACAGGATCTGACCACagatcagacccagagagactggggctggggagacCGGGCTGTCCTCCTGCTCCTGCCTCAGAGTATTTACCGGTATTTCACCAGAGCCAGAGGACGGATCATTCCCGTGATGATGGTGACACGTTAAACACTGGCAGTGATGATCCGTCTTGTTCTTACACTACAGAGATGGACCCTGGCAACATATCCTTGGGTTTAGAGACACAGACTGATCTAtctagaggggactggaaccggtacagtagtagtgtatactctgaagggtgCCTAGATAAGAAAGGGGAGGTTATAGTGGTAGATGAGGTGAGTGTGAAAGTGGAGGGTGACGCTCCTCCCACATGGAATGCAGATTGTCACCTAGGAGACAGACACTCACAGGGCAGAGATTTCTTAGATTACAGGGAAAGCTTAGAGACAAATCTCAATGTCACGACCCAGTCCCCTTTACACACGTTCAGGGATCGCGACCTAGTGTCAACATCGATGGGGCCTTCCGATTCACATGGCCGCATCCTTTTTgatcaggtattgaactcaaacAACAGGGCTAGAGCCCAGGCTCGGGGAGGGGGTGCCACATCAGGCAATAGTAAAAAGaaacggttcctctgcatgttctgtaacaaaaGCTTCAGCTGCTCCCAGAatgtggagatccaccagagggtccacacaggggagaaacccttcagctgtacccagtgtcataTGCGCTTTGCCCAGGCTGGccacctgaagaggcaccagatggtccacacaggggagaaaccctacagctgcccccagtgtgagaagaggttctcccgcCAGGACCAGCTGAAGATCCACCTGAATATCCACACGGGAGAAAGGCTGTTTGCATACAAACGCACTgcgggaagaggttctcagagaggcTCTACCTCAGAATGCACCAGCAGAAAAACCATTCCCCTCTATAACATAGAAAGTAAGCATTCCACTCAATAG